Genomic segment of Paenalkalicoccus suaedae:
TCATAGGAGGCACTAAAAATGGAACTAACCGTTTATTTAGCAGGACAAATTCACGATGACTGGAGAAAAAAACTGAAAGACAAAGCATCCCAAAAAAATCTACCAATAACCTTTGTTGGACCAATGGAAAACCACGATCGTTCCGATAATATTGGAGAAGAAATATTAGGCAAGCAACCTAATGCGATAATAAAAGATGATGTTGCATCTCAGTTTAATAATTTGCGAACTAGGGTCCTCATGCAAAAAGCCGATGTTGTCATTGCATTATTTGGAGAATCGTATAAGCAGTGGAATAGTGCGCTTGATGCAGGAAATGCCATCTCCCTCAATAAGCCACTTATTTTAGTAAGACCAGAAGAGTTGCACCATCCTCTAAAAGAGATCTCTGAGCGAGCTCAAGTTACTGTAACTGATGTGGATCAGGCTCTAGAAGCTCTGGCCTATATTTTTGCGACAGAATAACGAAGTGAAGAGGTTAAGATATACAGTATGTTACATCATATTTAAGGAACCGATGCAACATGTCGGTTCTTTTTTATGCATGAAATGTTGAGCGTATATTAAGAGAGCTGGTATACGGGTGACTACGAACTGCTACACGTGACTTTGTGATAACCGAGCTTCGTTTTGGGATAACTGCACGCCATGAACGGATTACCGTGCCCCGTTCCCGGATAACCGCACACCACCAACGGATAACTCATCCTTTTCTCCATTTCCTTGCACGAAAAAAAGACCGGGACAAGGTAATCACCATCACCTTTGTCCCAGCCCCAGCCTCAAAAAACTTATACGTTATCGCGAATGCTCGCCAACGTCGTTTTATCTGTATTTTTAACAAGTGTTTTTATTAGCTCTTTCGCCGCTGCGTAATCATCCACGTGAATAATCGATGCTGCTGTATGAATATATCTCGAGCAAATCCCGATTACCGCTGAAGGAACACCACTGTTTGACATATGCACGCGACCAGCGTCCGTTCCGCCTTGTGAGACAAAGAATTGATAAGGAATATTGTTCGATTCAGCCGTATCTAAGATAAACTCACGCATTCCTCTATGTGTCACCATCGTACGGTCTAAAATGCGCAATAACGCTCCATGTCCAAGCTTACCGAATGCGTCTTTACCACCCGTAGCATCGTTAGCTGGGCTTGCATCTAACGCATAAAAAATATCTGGCTTAATTAAGTTAGCTGCCGTCTGTGCTCCACGTAGCCCAACTTCTTCTTGTACAGTAGCACCAGAATATAGCGTATTTGGTAGCGTCTCACCGTGAAGCTCTTTTAAGAGCTCGATGGCAAGTCCAACACCGTACCTGTTATCCCATGCTTTTGCCATAATTTTTTTCTCGTTCGCCATCTTTTCCATTGGGCAAATAGGAACGATTTGTTGACCTGGCTTTACACCGGCACGAATGGCATCCTCTTTATCGTCCGCTCCAATGTCCACGTACATATTCTTAATCTCCATCGGCTTGTTACGCTTCGCTTCGTCTAATAAATGTGGAGGGATTGATCCTATAACACCCAAGACTGGGCCATTATCTGTAATGATATGTAGTCGTTGCGCAAGTAACACTTGAGACCACCAGCCACCGAGTGTTTGGAAATGAATAAGACCTTTTTCATCAATATGCGTCACCATAAACCCAACTTCGTCCATGTGACCTGCTACCATGACTTTTGGTCCATCACCTTTTTTAACGCCAAACACGCTGCCTAGACGGTCTTGAATGATCTCATCGCTATATTTCTCTAATTCACCTTTGACATATCGTCTAACTTGATGCTCAAACCCGGGAGCACCAGGCAAGCCTGTTAATGTTTCAAACATCGAATACGTATCCTGATTCATTGCTTCCACTCCTCTGTTAAATTACATTCCCTACTAGTTTAACGAATTTTTTAATAACTCGCCACTTTTTTCGGAAACCGAAATTTATCACTCAAATAAAAGTATTGCTCAATCATTGGCATTCTTCTCATAATTCGCTATACTGTAGACAGAATATGTGAACGAAGAGAGGGTGTTTTGTATGAGTTGGAAGCGTTTTGCTGCTGGCGTAGGAGCCGGTGTAGCAGTAACCATGATCGCAAAAAGCACGTTAGATAAATCGGAGTCAAAGCTATCGCCTGAAAAAGCGCTAAAGCTAGTAAAGAAAAAAGCAAATGAATTAGGTACCGTCGAAGGCTCGTGGGTACATATGATCACAGAACAGCACGAAAGTGATCACCTCATGTATGATGTGTATCGCGGTGGAATCACACTTGCCGAAGAGGATGGCCAAGTCTCTGCCTATGAATTTTATGTAGATGCAGAAACTGGAACTATTTTAACCTTTAAAAAACAAGACTAATAAAAACGGATGGAAGCATCAGCCTCCATCCGTTTTTCTATTCTTTTAAAAGCGAATCAATTATTTCTTTTCCGTCTTGACTAAATCGTAACGCACGATACTTATAATCGTGATAAAACATAATCCAATCCTCATTCTGAATAGCTGGCGCCACAAATTGCTGCTTTTTTTCAATAGAATCCATTGGATAGTCGTCGTACGCGAGTACCCAGAGAACATTTTGATGCGCATGAGTTGGCATAATGTCCGCAAAGTGCCAAATATCTCTCTCACCACGTGTAATGTGAATGATGCTATGACCTGCGCTATGCCCACCCGTATGTAATTGTTTAACACCTGGTACGATCTCATGCTCACTATTAAACGTTTTTACTTGGTGTGCAATAGCATCCCAGTTCTCTTTAAAATACGTATTTTTAGAACGTATATTTGGATTACGCATCTCTTCCCATTCAATTTCCTGCACCCAAATCGTCGCGTTAGGAAAGGCCGGCTTTCTCTCTCCATCTACCTCTGTCGTAAGACCTGACGCATGGTCAAAGTGCATATGGGTCATGAGCACATCATCAATGTCTGCTAAAGTCAATCCTAGCTCTTTTAGCCCCACTTCCAAAGAAGCCTCCTCGGTCACTCCATAGTTTCGAAGTTGCTTCTCATTTAATCTACCATTCCCAATCCCTGCTTCAAGCAAGATATTCTTCCCGTCTACTTGGATGAGAATAGGATCTGTCCGCAGTTCAATTTGGTTTGCATCATTTGCAGGGTATTTTTTTGACCAAAGCGGACGTGGAACAACACCAAACATTGCACCTCCGTCCATATGCGTCACGCCACCATTTAACCACGTTAACGTTGTATCTTCGCTAATTTTCCACTGCTCTTGCGCCATGCACGATCCCACCTTTATTTTTTCGAGTGAAGCCGAGCCTCCAACCGATAAATACGCATGCCATTTGACGAAAATTTTTGCTCATACTCTGTCATAATATTGTTCTTCATTCCACTATTGTGTAAGTCTAAGCTAACATTTTTTACATAAAAACCGTACTCTGTTAAGGATTCAAGCGAGTATTCAAAAAGCTGTTGATTATCTGTCTTAAAATGAATCTCGGCTCCGTCCTTCAATACTTCTTCATATTTCGCCAAAAATCCTGCATGTGTAAGCCTTCGCTTTGCATGACGGTTTTTAGGCCACGGATCCGTAAAATTAATATAGAGGCGATCGATTTCGTTTGGAGCGAAGAATTCCGTT
This window contains:
- a CDS encoding YtoQ family protein; translation: MELTVYLAGQIHDDWRKKLKDKASQKNLPITFVGPMENHDRSDNIGEEILGKQPNAIIKDDVASQFNNLRTRVLMQKADVVIALFGESYKQWNSALDAGNAISLNKPLILVRPEELHHPLKEISERAQVTVTDVDQALEALAYIFATE
- a CDS encoding M42 family metallopeptidase, whose amino-acid sequence is MNQDTYSMFETLTGLPGAPGFEHQVRRYVKGELEKYSDEIIQDRLGSVFGVKKGDGPKVMVAGHMDEVGFMVTHIDEKGLIHFQTLGGWWSQVLLAQRLHIITDNGPVLGVIGSIPPHLLDEAKRNKPMEIKNMYVDIGADDKEDAIRAGVKPGQQIVPICPMEKMANEKKIMAKAWDNRYGVGLAIELLKELHGETLPNTLYSGATVQEEVGLRGAQTAANLIKPDIFYALDASPANDATGGKDAFGKLGHGALLRILDRTMVTHRGMREFILDTAESNNIPYQFFVSQGGTDAGRVHMSNSGVPSAVIGICSRYIHTAASIIHVDDYAAAKELIKTLVKNTDKTTLASIRDNV
- a CDS encoding PepSY domain-containing protein, which produces MSWKRFAAGVGAGVAVTMIAKSTLDKSESKLSPEKALKLVKKKANELGTVEGSWVHMITEQHESDHLMYDVYRGGITLAEEDGQVSAYEFYVDAETGTILTFKKQD
- a CDS encoding YtnP family quorum-quenching lactonase, with the translated sequence MAQEQWKISEDTTLTWLNGGVTHMDGGAMFGVVPRPLWSKKYPANDANQIELRTDPILIQVDGKNILLEAGIGNGRLNEKQLRNYGVTEEASLEVGLKELGLTLADIDDVLMTHMHFDHASGLTTEVDGERKPAFPNATIWVQEIEWEEMRNPNIRSKNTYFKENWDAIAHQVKTFNSEHEIVPGVKQLHTGGHSAGHSIIHITRGERDIWHFADIMPTHAHQNVLWVLAYDDYPMDSIEKKQQFVAPAIQNEDWIMFYHDYKYRALRFSQDGKEIIDSLLKE
- the trmB gene encoding tRNA (guanosine(46)-N7)-methyltransferase TrmB, with product MRLRNKPWAKDFINSHPKIVEQNPKAIRGAWKERFGIDQPLYVEVGTGKGRFVNELAKAENANIIGVEKYESVIISAVETAVNEPKDNLVFLQQDVTELTEFFAPNEIDRLYINFTDPWPKNRHAKRRLTHAGFLAKYEEVLKDGAEIHFKTDNQQLFEYSLESLTEYGFYVKNVSLDLHNSGMKNNIMTEYEQKFSSNGMRIYRLEARLHSKK